The Topomyia yanbarensis strain Yona2022 chromosome 3, ASM3024719v1, whole genome shotgun sequence nucleotide sequence TCGATTCCTGCTGAACTGATCAAGCGTTTCGAGGTTTACTTCAAAGCACCAAGCGCTTCGAAAGCCGTTTCCATTCGTGAGGTGAAAGCGGATAGCATCGGAAAGCTTGTTACGCTTCGTGGAATTGTGACCCGATGCACCGAAGTTAAACCGATGATGACGGTCGCTACCTATACCTGCGATCGTTGTGGTGCTGAGACTTATCAACCAGTATCAGCAATGAGCTTTATGCCAACGGTCGATTGCCCGTCGGAGGATTGTCGTGTGAATAAGGCGGGCGGTCGTTTGTATTTGCAAACGCGTGGTTCTAAATTCATGAAGTTCCAGGAATTGAAGATTCAGGAACATAGCGATCAAGTTCCCGTGGGTCACATTCCTCGGTCACTAACCGTTAtgtgtcgaggcgaaacaacaCGATTAGCACAACCAGGAGACCACGTTGTTATTAGTGGAATATTTTTGCCTATTCAAAGAAGTGGTTTTAAGGCTATGGTCTCGGGATTGTTGAGCGAGACTTTCCTTGAGGCGCATAGAATAGCTTGTTTGAATAAATCGGACGACGGCGATCTAAGCAACGAATTGAGCTCTGAGGAGTTGGCTGAATTGGCTAAGGATGACTTCTACACTAGAATAGCTAGCAGTTTGGCACCGGAAATTTACGGACACTTGGATGTTAAAAAAGCTCTTTTGTTGCTTTTGGTTGGTGGAGTAGACCGTAGCCCGGATGGCATGAAGATTCGCGGAAACATTAACATTTGTCTAATGGGAGATCCTGGTGTAGCCAAGTCGCAACTTTTGGGTTATATCGATCGCTTGGCTGTACGCAGCCAGTATACAACAGGTCGGGGTTCTTCCGGTGTTGGTTTAACAGCTGCGGTCATGAAAGATCCACTGACCGGTGAAATGCTACTCGAAGGAGGGGCCTTAGTATTGGCCGATCAAGGCGTTTGCTGCATCGACGAGTTCGATAAAATGGCTGAAACAGATCGTGTTGCGATTCATGAAGTCATGGAACAGCAAACCATTTCCATTGCCAAAGCAGGTATCATGACATGTTTGAATGCTCGCGTTTCGATTCTGGCGGCCGCCAATCCTGCGTATGGTCGTTACAATCCACGTCGCACAATCGAACAGAATATTCAGCTACCGGCAGCTCTTCTGTCGCGTTTCGATCTGCTCTGGTTAATTCAGGACAAACCGGACCGCGACAACGATCTTCGTCTGGCTAAACATATTACCTTCGTGCATAGTCATGGTAAGCAGCCGCCCTCCCGTATAAAAACACTGGATATGTCACTGATTCGTCGATACATCGCACTTTGCAAACGCAAAACTCCAGTTATCACGCCGGAACTGACCGAATACATCGTTAATGCGTACGTAGAGTTGCGTCGCGAAGCTCGCAACAATCGCGATATGACTTTCACATCGGCAAGAAATTTACTGGGAATATTACGCTTGTCCACCGCTTTGGCCCGCCTTCGGCTGGCAGATAATGTTGATAAGGAGGATGTGTTGGAAGCCCTCCGCCTGCTGGAAATGTCGAAAGATTCGTTGAATCAGACCGAGCAGAAGACTACTCAGTATGTTGCATCTTGGTTTGAGTTTGATTTCACTAATTTActaatattgttttatttttttacagtgTTCAGAATACATCGGACAAAATCTTTGCCCTGATTCGTGAATTGGCCGGAGCGAGCAAAACGGTTAAAATTTCAGATGTCGCAGAACGCTGCACTACCAAGGGTTACAAGCCTGACCAGGTCGACGCGTGCATTGAGGAGTACGAAGAACTCAACGTTTGGCAGGTTAATCAGACCAGGACGAAGTTGACGTTCATTTAAGTTAATTTCTTATGTATAGGTCTATTTAATTTTATGTTGTGTGGAAAATATCTTTATACTGAATTGTTCTTATAATTgtaatagcgttttcgtttgtaCATGGTGCTACAACGGTGTAGTATAAAAAAGGAGATTACCGCCCATATTGAATGGCCCATGTAGCGAATTCTATGGTTTAGTGCTACACCGTTGTGGTGCAATGTCTAAAACGAAAAGGCCACAAGATTCATGTTTACGTTAGCATCTACAACACTCCATTTAAAATTCGTGCCCATTGTTCGCCCTTTATGTGTCTGTTGCTTCGTTTATGGTACCTTATTTTAAAACGATTGAtggtaaataaatttaatgactAATTCAATAATGGATCTCGATATTGGGTTATGCATCGTCAGGTCGGCATCAAGATTGTGGATCTTTTTGAATAAGGTAATAGGAAATGTTCCAATTCGAACTATGTCCCGGAAATGTAACTCCACTGATTGTTTTAACATTTATTTTGTCCGAGTTCAATTAACCGGAAATCGAATGTTAATTGACCGAATGTTTgagcctcaaaaatttattgca carries:
- the LOC131688159 gene encoding DNA replication licensing factor Mcm7, which codes for MQRDYAADKETIKSFLTEFHKEDDDGKKVFIYARQMTNVAHRDQVGVTVDLDDVSSYNDQLAEAIQKNARRYVKLFSDTIFELLPSYKERDVISKDPLDIYIEHRLLMQSRTRNPNETRDARNSIPAELIKRFEVYFKAPSASKAVSIREVKADSIGKLVTLRGIVTRCTEVKPMMTVATYTCDRCGAETYQPVSAMSFMPTVDCPSEDCRVNKAGGRLYLQTRGSKFMKFQELKIQEHSDQVPVGHIPRSLTVMCRGETTRLAQPGDHVVISGIFLPIQRSGFKAMVSGLLSETFLEAHRIACLNKSDDGDLSNELSSEELAELAKDDFYTRIASSLAPEIYGHLDVKKALLLLLVGGVDRSPDGMKIRGNINICLMGDPGVAKSQLLGYIDRLAVRSQYTTGRGSSGVGLTAAVMKDPLTGEMLLEGGALVLADQGVCCIDEFDKMAETDRVAIHEVMEQQTISIAKAGIMTCLNARVSILAAANPAYGRYNPRRTIEQNIQLPAALLSRFDLLWLIQDKPDRDNDLRLAKHITFVHSHGKQPPSRIKTLDMSLIRRYIALCKRKTPVITPELTEYIVNAYVELRREARNNRDMTFTSARNLLGILRLSTALARLRLADNVDKEDVLEALRLLEMSKDSLNQTEQKTTHVQNTSDKIFALIRELAGASKTVKISDVAERCTTKGYKPDQVDACIEEYEELNVWQVNQTRTKLTFI